From Pelmatolapia mariae isolate MD_Pm_ZW linkage group LG22, Pm_UMD_F_2, whole genome shotgun sequence, a single genomic window includes:
- the LOC135932736 gene encoding major histocompatibility complex class I-related gene protein-like, which translates to MRTYIKLLLYWTASVSAVKHSLKYFYTASSQVPNFPEFVVVGMVDEVQMVQFDSNTMKAVSKQDWMKRNIDEQYWERETGGFVSAQQVFKANIEIAKQRFNQTGGVHIFQQMYGCEWDYVTNEVGGYEQFGYDGEDFIIFDLQTETWVAPKQQAVVTKHKWDSNKAFLTSVKNYYTQICPEWLKKYLNYGRSSLMRTVPPSLRLFLQKSSSSAISCHATGFYPNRAEMIWRKDGEETHEGVEIGEILTSNDGTFQMSVNLDLTSVKAEDWRRYDCVFQFSGINENVTTTLDKTAIRTNEASTEVPNITISSSPTAVPISVPIVTAALVLAVVALIGFIIYKKKTDTITSPGNDPEMSPSDAKFSSHGSSDITSKTQLMTD; encoded by the exons ATGAGGACGTATATTAAACTACTTCTTTACTGGACAGCGTCTGtgtctgcag TGAAGCACTCTCTGAAGTATTTCTACACTGCATCCTCTCAAGTCCCAAACTTCCCAGAGTTCGTGGTTGTTGGGATGGTCGATGAAGTTCAGATGGTTCAGTTTGACAGCAACACCATGAAAGCTGTGTCCAAACAGGACTGGATGAAGAGAAATATAGATGAGCAGTACTGGGAGAGAGAGACTGGGGGCTTTGTAAGTGCCCAGCAGGTGTTCAAAGCCAACATTGAAATTGCAAAGCAGCGCTTCAACCAGACTGGag GTGTTCACATTTTCCAGCAGATGTACGGCTGTGAATGGGATTATGTGACGAATGAGGTGGGCGGATATGAGCAGTTTGGATATGATGGAGAAGACTTCATAATATTTGACCTGCAGACAGAGACGTGGGTCGCTCCTAAACAACAGGCTGTGGTGACCAAACATAAGTGGGACAGTAACAAAGCTTTTTTAACCAGTGTGAAGAACTATTACACTCAGATTTGTCCTGAGTGGCTGAAGAAGTATCTGAACTATGGGAGGAGCTCTTTAATGAGAACAG TTCCTCCAT ctctccGGCTCTTCCTTCAGAAGTCTTCCTCCTCTGCCATCAGCTGCCACGCTACAGGTTTCTATCCTAACAGAGCCGAGATGATCTGGAGGAAAGATGGAGAGGAGACTCATGAGGGTGTGGAGATAGGAGAGATCCTCACCAGCAATGATGGGACCTTCCAGATGAGTGTTAACCTGGATCTGACATCTGTTAAAGCTGAAGACTGGAGGAGGTAcgactgtgtgtttcagttCTCTGGTATAAATGAAAACGTCACCACCACACTGGATAAAACAGCCATCAGGACAAATGAAG CCTCGACAGAAGTGCCCAACATCACGATCAGCTCCAGCCCCACTGCCGTCCCCATCAGCGTACCCATTGTCACTGCTGCTCTTGTTCTTGCTGTTGTTGCACTAATCGGATTCattatttacaaaaagaaaactg acACGATCACGTCACCTGGAAATGATCCTGAAATGAGCCCTTCAG ATGCAAAATTTTCTTCTCATGGTTCTTCAGACATAACCAGCAAAACTCAGCTGATGACAG attaA